In Phreatobacter oligotrophus, one DNA window encodes the following:
- a CDS encoding DUF2093 domain-containing protein codes for MLNRLSSGRPTDGEAEVRYLDADIRILRPGTFVRCAVTGEAIPLDDLKYWSVARQEAYSGPPQVLRRLHPERYKALLARST; via the coding sequence ATGCTGAACCGCCTGTCCTCCGGCCGGCCGACCGATGGTGAGGCCGAGGTCCGCTATCTCGACGCCGACATCCGCATCCTGCGGCCCGGCACGTTCGTGCGCTGCGCCGTGACCGGCGAGGCCATCCCGCTCGACGACCTGAAATATTGGAGCGTGGCGCGGCAGGAGGCCTATTCCGGCCCGCCGCAGGTGCTGCGGCGCCTCCATCCCGAGCGCTACAAGGCCCTGCTCGCGCGGTCGACCTGA
- a CDS encoding 3-deoxy-D-manno-octulosonic acid transferase, with amino-acid sequence MAKPVVRMPATLRAYVRATALMGPATRLLARRRLARGKEDPERIQERRGEATVERPAGRLIWLHGASVGELLSIIPLIGRLRARGVAVLVTTVTRTAAAIAARRLPEGAIHQFMPWDVPAYVDRFLDHWQPDLAVFAESELWPNLILRTTARGTPLIQVNGRMSERSFRGWRRVPRSIAALLSRFELCLMQTVDDARRVEELGAPRVSTTGNLKFDVPAPEAEPEAAMILAQSIGLRPVFLAASTHEGEDEVVLEAHRLMAPRLNNLLTIIAPRHPERGDAIAALAERMELPACQRSRGDLPRYRHAVYVADTLGEMGLFYRAAPVAFLGGSLIRHGGQNPIEPAKLGAAVVHGPHVHNFAAVYAALHEAQGACEVSDAETLAAATLTLLTDKRERQRQRDAAGGAVAALGGALDRTLAALEPYFLTLAMRGDR; translated from the coding sequence ATGGCTAAGCCTGTGGTGCGGATGCCGGCCACCCTGCGCGCCTATGTCCGCGCCACCGCCCTAATGGGCCCGGCGACGCGTCTCCTCGCCCGCCGCCGCCTTGCCCGCGGCAAGGAGGATCCCGAGCGCATCCAGGAGCGCCGCGGCGAGGCCACGGTCGAGCGGCCGGCCGGCCGCCTGATCTGGCTGCACGGGGCCAGCGTCGGCGAACTCCTCTCCATCATTCCGCTCATCGGCCGGCTGCGGGCGCGCGGCGTCGCCGTGCTGGTGACGACGGTCACCCGCACCGCCGCGGCGATCGCCGCCCGCCGCCTGCCGGAAGGGGCGATCCACCAGTTCATGCCCTGGGACGTGCCGGCCTATGTCGACCGCTTCCTCGACCACTGGCAGCCCGACCTCGCGGTCTTCGCCGAATCCGAGCTCTGGCCGAACCTGATCCTGCGCACCACCGCCCGCGGCACGCCCCTGATCCAGGTGAACGGCCGCATGTCCGAGCGCTCGTTCCGTGGCTGGCGCCGGGTGCCGCGCTCCATCGCCGCCCTGCTCTCCCGCTTCGAGCTCTGCCTGATGCAGACGGTGGATGATGCGCGGCGGGTAGAGGAACTCGGCGCGCCGCGCGTCTCGACCACCGGCAACCTCAAGTTCGACGTGCCGGCGCCCGAGGCCGAGCCCGAGGCGGCGATGATCCTCGCCCAGTCCATCGGCCTGCGGCCGGTCTTCCTCGCCGCCTCCACCCACGAAGGCGAGGACGAGGTGGTGCTGGAGGCCCATCGCCTCATGGCTCCCCGGCTCAACAACCTCCTCACCATCATCGCGCCCCGCCATCCCGAGCGCGGCGACGCCATCGCCGCCCTGGCCGAGCGGATGGAGCTTCCCGCCTGCCAGCGCTCGCGCGGCGACCTGCCGCGCTACCGCCATGCCGTCTATGTCGCCGATACGCTCGGCGAGATGGGCCTGTTCTACCGCGCCGCGCCCGTCGCCTTCCTCGGCGGATCGCTGATCCGCCATGGCGGGCAGAACCCGATCGAGCCGGCCAAGCTCGGCGCCGCCGTGGTCCACGGCCCCCATGTCCACAATTTCGCGGCCGTCTATGCCGCGCTCCACGAGGCGCAGGGCGCCTGCGAGGTGAGCGATGCGGAGACGCTGGCCGCCGCCACGCTGACGCTCCTCACCGACAAGCGCGAACGCCAGCGCCAGCGCGACGCGGCGGGCGGCGCGGTGGCCGCCCTCGGCGGCGCGCTCGACCGCACGCTCGCGGCGCTCGAGCCCTATTTCCTCACCCTCGCCATGCGGGGCGACCGATGA
- the mutY gene encoding A/G-specific adenine glycosylase, which produces MTAASLARTGPRAEGSPAAALLAWYDRHRRRLPWRALPGETADPYRVWLSEIMLQQTTVKAVAPYFAAFLARWPTVGDLAASPVEEVMKAWAGLGYYSRARNLHACAIAVARDHGGRFPADLAGLRALPGIGDYTAAAIAAIAFDIPAAVVDGNVERVVTRLETIDTPLPGAKPLIRARVATLLDPARPGDFAQATMDLGATICTPKKPACSLCPLRPFCAASAAGTQEAFPVKAPKRGGTLRRGAAFVIRRADGALLVRTRPPKGLLGGMTEIPGTDWTAEGPGREPAPPVPLVVTRLPGTVGHVFTHFPLELTVFHAVAPQGLAAPEGHRWIAEAEIEGEAFPTVFRKVIAHAFAT; this is translated from the coding sequence ATGACGGCTGCCAGCCTAGCACGGACCGGACCCCGGGCGGAGGGGTCGCCTGCGGCGGCGCTGCTCGCCTGGTACGACCGCCACCGCCGTCGCCTGCCCTGGCGCGCCCTGCCCGGCGAGACCGCCGATCCCTACCGGGTCTGGCTCTCCGAGATCATGCTGCAGCAGACGACGGTGAAGGCCGTGGCGCCCTATTTCGCCGCCTTCCTCGCCCGCTGGCCGACGGTCGGTGACCTCGCGGCGAGCCCGGTCGAGGAGGTGATGAAGGCCTGGGCGGGGCTTGGCTACTATTCCCGCGCCCGCAACCTCCATGCCTGCGCCATCGCCGTGGCGCGCGACCATGGCGGGCGGTTCCCCGCCGACCTTGCCGGCCTGCGCGCCTTGCCGGGCATCGGCGACTACACGGCCGCCGCCATCGCCGCCATCGCCTTCGATATCCCGGCCGCCGTGGTCGACGGCAATGTGGAGCGGGTCGTCACGCGGCTCGAGACCATCGACACGCCGCTGCCCGGGGCCAAGCCGCTGATCCGCGCCCGTGTCGCCACCCTGCTCGATCCGGCGCGGCCGGGCGACTTCGCGCAGGCCACCATGGATCTCGGCGCCACCATCTGCACGCCGAAGAAGCCCGCCTGCTCGCTCTGCCCTCTGCGCCCCTTCTGCGCCGCCTCCGCCGCCGGGACGCAGGAGGCCTTTCCGGTGAAGGCGCCGAAGCGCGGCGGTACGCTGCGCCGCGGCGCCGCCTTCGTCATCCGCCGCGCCGATGGCGCCCTGCTGGTGCGCACCCGCCCGCCGAAGGGTCTGCTCGGCGGCATGACCGAGATTCCCGGCACGGACTGGACGGCGGAAGGGCCGGGGCGCGAACCGGCACCGCCTGTGCCGCTGGTCGTCACGCGGCTGCCCGGCACGGTGGGCCATGTCTTCACCCATTTTCCGCTGGAGCTGACGGTGTTCCACGCCGTGGCGCCGCAGGGACTTGCCGCTCCCGAGGGCCATCGCTGGATCGCTGAGGCGGAGATCGAGGGCGAGGCCTTCCCCACCGTGTTCCGCAAGGTCATCGCACACGCCTTCGCGACTTGA
- a CDS encoding DUF721 domain-containing protein: MKSPSFRPRGPRPLADIAAAPIGEALKQAGFAATEVVTRWDEIVGEDLARRSAPVKIAWPRRPSDHAEPEPGTLHVRVEAPFALEIQHLTPVIVERVNAFMGWRCVAGVRLTQIPLQAKRKPKPEPRQPADEGRLTAVAAGFEDPALKEVILRFGRAVGGAR; the protein is encoded by the coding sequence ATGAAGAGCCCGTCCTTCCGACCCCGCGGTCCCCGCCCGCTTGCCGACATCGCCGCCGCGCCGATCGGCGAGGCGCTGAAGCAGGCCGGCTTCGCCGCGACCGAGGTGGTGACGCGGTGGGACGAGATCGTCGGGGAGGATCTGGCGCGCCGCTCGGCCCCGGTCAAGATCGCCTGGCCGCGCCGGCCGAGCGACCATGCCGAGCCGGAGCCCGGCACGCTGCATGTGCGGGTGGAGGCGCCTTTCGCGCTGGAGATCCAGCACCTGACGCCGGTCATCGTCGAGCGCGTCAACGCCTTCATGGGCTGGCGCTGCGTCGCCGGCGTGCGGCTGACCCAGATCCCGCTTCAGGCGAAGCGCAAGCCGAAACCAGAGCCGCGGCAGCCCGCCGACGAGGGCCGTCTCACGGCCGTCGCGGCGGGGTTCGAGGACCCGGCGCTCAAGGAGGTCATCCTGCGCTTCGGCCGGGCAGTGGGCGGCGCGCGCTGA
- the lspA gene encoding signal peptidase II: MTPSQHLKLGLIALVATLVVDQAFKVFMLQVVQITPGQVITVLPVLDLVMAWNYGVSFGMFQQDGMAGQWALVAFKVAAVVLIAWWLWRAETGMTALGLGLIAGGAIGNGLDRVLYGGVADFFAFHITTASWQFQWYVFNLADVGIVAGVALLLYESLLGKRPDASKSA; this comes from the coding sequence GTGACCCCTTCGCAGCACCTGAAGCTCGGCCTCATCGCGCTGGTGGCGACCCTCGTCGTCGACCAGGCCTTCAAGGTCTTCATGCTGCAGGTGGTGCAGATCACGCCGGGCCAGGTCATCACCGTGCTGCCGGTGCTCGACCTCGTCATGGCCTGGAACTACGGCGTCTCCTTCGGCATGTTCCAGCAGGACGGCATGGCCGGCCAATGGGCGCTCGTCGCCTTCAAGGTGGCGGCGGTGGTGCTCATTGCCTGGTGGCTGTGGCGGGCCGAGACCGGCATGACCGCCCTCGGCCTCGGCCTCATCGCCGGGGGCGCCATCGGCAACGGCCTCGACCGCGTGCTCTATGGCGGCGTCGCCGACTTCTTCGCCTTCCACATCACCACCGCCTCGTGGCAGTTCCAGTGGTACGTCTTCAACCTCGCGGATGTGGGCATCGTTGCGGGGGTCGCGCTGCTTCTGTATGAGTCCCTGCTCGGCAAGCGGCCCGATGCCTCGAAATCGGCATGA
- a CDS encoding histidine phosphatase family protein — MTHKLYFVRHGETDWNAEGRLQGQRDIPLNDVGRVQAEEVGAILARLAPDHADLAYWSSPLSRTRETMELLRARIGLHPPAYRMDDRLKELSFGAWEGLTWPEVEAHSPSLAAARLADKWHTKPPEGENYEDVAARLAAFLALVDRPAVIVSHGGVGRTLMALRGTMDRTRAAEVFVRQGVVYVFDGDRFNVEG; from the coding sequence ATGACCCACAAACTCTACTTCGTCCGCCATGGCGAGACCGACTGGAATGCCGAAGGCCGGCTGCAGGGCCAGCGCGACATTCCGCTCAACGATGTCGGCCGCGTCCAGGCCGAGGAGGTCGGCGCCATCCTCGCCCGCCTCGCGCCCGACCATGCCGACCTCGCCTACTGGTCGAGCCCGCTGTCGCGGACCCGCGAGACCATGGAGCTGCTGCGCGCCCGCATCGGGCTTCATCCGCCGGCCTATCGCATGGACGACAGGCTGAAGGAGCTCTCCTTCGGCGCCTGGGAGGGCCTCACCTGGCCCGAGGTCGAGGCCCATTCGCCCTCGCTCGCCGCCGCCCGCCTCGCCGACAAGTGGCATACCAAGCCGCCGGAGGGTGAGAACTACGAGGACGTGGCGGCACGGCTTGCCGCCTTCCTGGCGCTGGTCGACCGGCCGGCGGTCATCGTGTCGCATGGCGGGGTGGGGCGCACGCTCATGGCCCTGCGCGGCACCATGGACCGGACCAGGGCGGCCGAGGTCTTCGTCCGCCAGGGCGTCGTCTATGTCTTCGACGGAGACCGCTTCAACGTGGAAGGCTGA
- the lpxK gene encoding tetraacyldisaccharide 4'-kinase, whose translation MRAPGFWSDPEALAGRLLAPLGALVGAVTLAKMRRQGARAAVPVLCVGNPTVGGAGKTPAAQWLAARLAASGHRPAILARGYGGSLAGPIVVDPARHAPAEVGDEPLLHARHALTIIARDRVAGAALAVARGATVIVMDDGFQNPSLAKSRSLLVVDGAHGVGNGRVLPAGPLRAPLAPQLARADALLVIGPGEAGDELAAMAARLGHPVLRGQLEVEPEARAWLQDRDVLAFCGIGRPAKFVETLGAAGVRNAVLRPFPDHHAYGDADAARLLAEAKATGLPLVTTEKDAVKLKGSPALDRLAAAATVVAVTLAVNEAEAAAAGF comes from the coding sequence GTGAGGGCGCCCGGCTTCTGGTCGGACCCCGAGGCCCTCGCCGGCCGGCTGCTGGCGCCGCTCGGCGCCCTCGTCGGCGCCGTCACGCTAGCCAAGATGCGGCGGCAGGGCGCCCGTGCTGCCGTGCCGGTCCTCTGCGTCGGCAATCCCACGGTGGGCGGTGCGGGCAAGACGCCCGCCGCCCAGTGGCTCGCCGCCCGCCTTGCGGCGAGCGGCCATCGCCCGGCCATCCTCGCCCGCGGCTATGGCGGCAGCCTTGCCGGCCCCATCGTCGTCGATCCCGCGCGCCATGCGCCGGCCGAGGTCGGCGACGAACCGCTGCTCCATGCCCGCCACGCTCTCACGATCATCGCGCGCGATCGGGTGGCCGGTGCGGCGCTGGCGGTGGCGAGGGGCGCCACCGTCATCGTCATGGACGATGGCTTCCAGAATCCGTCGCTCGCCAAGTCCCGCAGCCTGCTCGTGGTCGATGGCGCCCATGGCGTCGGCAATGGCCGCGTCCTGCCAGCGGGACCGCTGCGCGCGCCGTTGGCGCCCCAGCTCGCCCGCGCCGATGCGCTCCTCGTCATCGGTCCCGGCGAGGCGGGCGACGAGCTCGCGGCGATGGCGGCCCGCCTTGGCCATCCGGTTCTGCGCGGCCAGCTGGAGGTGGAGCCCGAGGCCCGCGCCTGGCTGCAGGACCGCGACGTCCTCGCCTTCTGCGGCATCGGCCGCCCCGCCAAGTTCGTCGAGACCCTGGGCGCGGCCGGCGTGCGCAATGCCGTGCTCCGGCCCTTCCCCGACCACCACGCCTATGGCGACGCCGATGCCGCACGCCTCCTCGCCGAGGCCAAGGCCACCGGCCTGCCGCTGGTCACGACGGAGAAGGATGCGGTCAAGCTGAAGGGCTCGCCGGCGCTCGACCGGCTCGCCGCCGCCGCCACGGTCGTGGCCGTGACCCTCGCCGTGAACGAGGCCGAGGCCGCCGCCGCCGGGTTCTAG
- a CDS encoding rhodanese-like domain-containing protein: MPSAVTQIPAASPAEAEAHFAAEFTFETDCWDVHDALGKGADFVLLDVRSPALFERGHVPGAINLPHGKIIASRMAQWPAGTLFVTYCAGPHCNGAARGALRLARLGLPVKIMAGGITGWIDEGFALEAGPAQATA, translated from the coding sequence ATGCCGAGCGCCGTGACCCAGATCCCCGCCGCGTCCCCCGCCGAGGCGGAGGCACACTTCGCCGCCGAATTCACCTTCGAGACGGATTGCTGGGACGTTCACGATGCGCTCGGCAAGGGCGCGGACTTCGTCTTGCTGGATGTGCGCAGCCCGGCGCTGTTCGAGCGTGGCCACGTTCCCGGGGCGATCAACCTGCCGCACGGCAAGATCATCGCCTCCCGGATGGCCCAGTGGCCGGCGGGGACGCTGTTCGTCACCTATTGCGCCGGGCCGCATTGCAACGGCGCGGCGCGCGGCGCGCTCAGGCTGGCAAGGCTCGGCCTGCCGGTGAAGATCATGGCCGGCGGGATCACCGGCTGGATTGACGAGGGATTTGCCCTGGAGGCCGGTCCGGCACAGGCGACAGCCTGA
- the ftrA gene encoding transcriptional regulator FtrA — translation MLKIPPDRPIHPESPATTGPLVVAIAYDGLCTFEYAIVAEVFGLARPEMGAGWYRFATAAIEPGPLRAHGGLRVEVDGDISLLGQADLIVVPGWKGMDVPVPDSLREALLAAHSRGARLASICSGAFVLAATGLLDGRRAATHWRYADALRRARPAVAVDASVLYIEEGRVLTSAGSAAGIDLMLHIVRSDFGAEAANSVARRLVMPAHRSGGQAQFVERPVPKRRDSRLAPLLDRMRTELQRRWTIRDMAREAALSERSFLRRFAEATGTSPGEWLAAARVDEARRLLEATTLPVEDVARLAGFGSTATLRHHFSRATALSPRDYRERFGHGQGRAA, via the coding sequence ATGCTGAAGATCCCGCCAGATCGCCCGATCCATCCCGAAAGCCCGGCCACCACGGGCCCGCTCGTCGTCGCCATCGCCTATGACGGGCTCTGCACCTTCGAATATGCGATCGTCGCCGAGGTCTTCGGCCTCGCCCGTCCGGAGATGGGCGCCGGCTGGTATCGCTTCGCGACGGCGGCGATCGAGCCCGGCCCGCTGCGGGCGCATGGCGGGCTGCGGGTGGAGGTGGATGGCGATATCTCCCTGCTCGGGCAGGCCGACCTCATCGTGGTGCCGGGCTGGAAGGGCATGGACGTGCCCGTCCCCGACAGCCTGCGCGAGGCCCTGCTGGCCGCGCATTCCCGCGGCGCGCGGCTCGCGTCGATCTGTTCAGGCGCCTTCGTGCTCGCCGCCACGGGGCTGCTCGACGGCAGGCGTGCGGCGACCCACTGGCGCTACGCCGATGCGCTGAGGCGCGCCCGGCCTGCGGTCGCGGTGGATGCCTCGGTGCTCTATATCGAGGAGGGGCGCGTCCTCACCTCGGCGGGATCTGCGGCCGGCATCGACCTGATGCTGCATATCGTGCGCAGCGATTTCGGCGCCGAGGCCGCCAACAGCGTCGCGCGGCGGCTGGTCATGCCCGCCCATCGCAGCGGCGGGCAGGCGCAGTTCGTCGAACGCCCGGTGCCGAAGCGGCGCGACAGCCGGCTCGCGCCGCTGCTGGACCGGATGCGCACGGAGCTCCAGCGCCGCTGGACGATCCGCGACATGGCGCGCGAGGCGGCCCTCAGCGAACGCAGCTTCCTGCGCCGCTTTGCCGAGGCGACGGGGACGTCGCCGGGGGAGTGGCTGGCGGCGGCGCGGGTGGACGAGGCGCGTCGCCTGCTGGAGGCGACGACCCTGCCGGTGGAGGATGTGGCGAGGCTCGCCGGCTTCGGCAGCACCGCGACGCTACGGCATCATTTCAGCCGCGCCACCGCGCTGAGCCCCCGCGACTATCGCGAAAGGTTCGGCCACGGCCAGGGACGGGCGGCCTAG